The nucleotide sequence GAAAGAATGTATCTAGTGACCGATGCAAATGGTCCAGCTTTCACAACAAATCATCGGTAGTAGCTAGGAGCTCTTCACTTCGGTGTACTCCCAAGTCATTCGATAACCTATTACACAACTGCGCGATACAAGTGGTTTTAGTTAGTTTAACCGGTTTGGAAGGATTGCGCGTTGCAACAAGGTAGACGAGGATGTTTTTGAGATATACCTGTCTATATACTGTCGAATCCCCTGAAGATTTTTGTAACTCTACAACATACAGTGATGGGCTGATCTCGAAGACCTGCAAAATGATGCATAGGGAAAATTACTTTTGTTCTTCTTTCTTGTCGTTGAATGTAAAGGAGTCAAATACCGCGAGCATTTGCTTACCTCTGCAACTACCAATAGACTAGTCGCGCTTTTGTGGCCTTTCTGCTCTTGCATCACTTTCAACTGCAACGTAGGAAGACATAACATGGAATTTAGTTTAATGTAAATCTTCCTTGTGCAACAACGCAAATACAGACTGAAGTGCCAACAGTTAATACTAACCCTTCCGTGTCTTTTCTGGACATGAAATCCCATTTGAGTCACCATATTCTCGATCCTCTCCAGCAACTGTTTTGGAGAGAGACTGGATGTAAATCTGATCTTCCTCTCGGAAACATCCTAGAATAATTCAAGAAGAAATAAGTCTAGGTTTTATTTGCTCCTTGTATAGTATGGTACTATTAGAATAAAAGGTTACCTCTTTCTCAAAAAATCCAGAGAGATCCAGGCACGACGACATTCCTATGAGCTGAAAGGCATTGATAAGGTGTGATTCGGGATCTCTTTGAGCATCAAGTGGCTGTGACAACGATATAGCAACCAATTAGTTGTTAAAGTATTAAAATGATTATCGCGAGCCAATTACTCAAGGGTCCAAAAGTCCATACTGTTTCTTGCATGGTGAAGACTTGATCATCTGTCGATGCATGATCATCgctttctaaatcttcttcatcGGGATTTACAGGAATATAGTCTTGTTTGAACCATCCGTCTTCTTTGATTTGTGCCATTGTTATACGAGTATGTGGGTTGGGATCAAGAATCCTCTTTATAAGGTTCTTTGCTCCTGCGGATAGCCATTTTGGTATATGAACGTCCCCTTTAAGTATCTGATTTATATTCATCAAAGCGATATTAAAACTATTAGCTCCAAAAAACGCCATATAAATGAGCTCAGACATGTACAGAAAAAAGAAGTGGTCTTACCTTTTGATAAAGTACTGCAAGATTTCTATCATCGAAGGGTAAATAACCGGTGAGGATGACATATAATATGACACCACAAGACCAGGTATCTGATGTCGCGCCATCATATCCTCTGTTAGAAAGAATTTCTGGAGCGACGTAGTTTGGACTACCGCAAGTGGTATGCAACAGCCCATCATCCTAtagtataagaaaagaaaagctcGATAAGATTGACGAAAAGATTTCACATACGCAACAAAGAGAAGATGTCATTCCATACCCGAAAATGTTGGGGTAAAGCACTGAGCCCAAAGTCGGTAATTTTTATGTTTCCCTTTGAATCGATGAGTACATTTTCTAGCTGCATTTTCAACAGCgcgcataattacatgactgaataATGAGTACAACTTACAATATTTGCGCTTCACACTATATGATTAGTTACCTTGAGGTCTCGGTGGGAGACACCTTTGTCGTGACAGTAACAAACGCCATCAACCAATTGTTGGAAGAGCTTCCTACCTTGGGCCTCCGATAGTTTTCCTTTGGAAACCTATGAGTAAGGATCGTAGTCAAGGCTAAAACTCAACAACTGAAACGCGACTATGCAAAAGCACAATATCACCAAGGTAACTTACGATTCTGTCAAATAATTCACCACCATTCACGTATTCTAGCACCATGTAAATCTTGCTTTTGCTCGCTAAAACCTGCTTAATTGTACAATCGCGTTAGAAATGCATCACTACAAACATGAACTAAACACCAGGAAATCCATGTATAGATAGATACCTAAATGTTTATTCGCCACCATGAGGCAACATTTGACAAGCAACAGAGTCATCATAAACGTTAAATCTTAACCAAGTTCTCCACCGAAGAAAAagaaccaattttttttttttgagaagatGGAGTAGTTAGTACATCAGTAGGTTCAGAATTCATGATCCATGATTTGACTTAAAGACCAATTAAATTATGGTCTATCGCAGAATATTACCTTAATATTCCAGCAATAGACCAAGTCTTCATACAACACCAATAACTCCAAgggaaaaaacaaaacaaaacaaagttGTCACATATTTTTTTCAAGTCATCGTATAGATCCATCCTTCTTCTTCCCGCGGTCCCAGACATCCTGGGACCGTTTCCCATATGCAATATAAAACCACAAAATTCAATGATATGACGCTTACGGTTATGGAGCATTCAATTCCTTGTAAAGTTGGAAAGAAAGATCTAATTATGTGGGGGGGTCGAGATGGCACACCAATTATTATTTTCCAACAACCAAAAGATGAATTATCACAATCCTCTTAACTTCATTGATTGAAAAGTATTCCTAAAGTTCAACAGACTTTCTGCAATATATCattgaaaaaatgaagaaaaatacgAAACTTTTAGCCGTGGAAGAGGGAGCATTTGTTCGTTCTTTACTTCAAGCAAAAACGAATTCACAAATTTTCTATACACAAATAGTATCAGAGTCCAGCGTGTCTTTTTCTCATCGTTTTGAAGAATAACAAGAATTTTTATGACCACTACAAACACAACTTGTATACGTAAAACttttcaaatacatcaaaagcaGAAGGAGTAGGATCGAATATACCTCGTATAATCGAACCACATTAGGATGTTTGAGGAGTTTTAAAGTACCAATCTCCCTCTTAATCTGCAATTACACATGAAACTGCATTAAGCTTATTGAGTTATATCAATTTTCAAATTTAGAAGTATAGTGTTATATATATGATCATCAACTAACACAATTATGTTCAAACAAGAAGTAATCTTAAATTTCTTTCTTGCTCTTTTTTCCAACATAGTTACCAAAAAACTAGCAAATTTTCAAGGGATAATTTCATAAGTAGCGATATTAGCACCCGTTTTTACATTATATACAGAgattttaatttgtttcaaaacgTAGCAAAATAGATTGTGTATTTTTTTGGATAAACAAGTACTAGTATCTTGTAAAAATACATAATGTTGCTATATTTTGTAATTTTCTAAAAGTACCACTATAAAGAATAATTGTTATGAATAGgacaaaataaacaaaccacaaagaaagaaaaaataagaacatACAGATTTACCCTTGCacgaaaaaccacgggcagaggtaGAGGAATTCATTAtaatggagaggagtacaatTGTGGAGACATAGTCGCAATGATGTGTATTTTCGAAAACAACCCATTAAATGCatttatataatacgtgcatacaaaataagttcTAAGCCCAAAAACATACAGGTCCGGCCCGATCCCTGCGCTATcaccatataaaaaaattataaacatggaTCACACtgccggatcaacaaaattagGGTCAccactctaaaaaaaataaaaaaaaacggGGCCGAAACAGCTACATCagataattttttcaaattttaatcaaaCAATTAACAATTATAGATGTTAATCATTCAACTAGTTGTCAAGTTGGACTAATCCATCATCCAATTAGAGAATTTTTAACCACCAAATTTAGCTTATCCTTTAACCTTTTGTGACAAAGATTTGGGAAATTTAGTGGAAAATGAGAATTCTCACCTAATTGCTAACCCCCCAAACAACTATTATTATTAAATTGAGGATTCAAACTTTAGATATTTAGCCATATCTCTAAATTTATGacttcaaaatttaatatttgtgaaatttaaatggttaaaaatcaagatttagaaattcaaaaatcaaggggGTCTCAAGTTAAAAATTCAGtgagtaaaaataaaattctgtACTAGGTAGTTTCTTCTCATCTGTCTAAATTTTGACTAACAAAATTACGAAAAATAACATAAGCATACATCTTAACTTACTATATTTGTACAAATCCCCACACTtagaaaataattacaaaaatttcaactaattgtgtatcttcattggatgtatcgagagctaattatgtatatttacaaaaatatatatattttcgttggatgtatcagaaactaattatgtatttcgacACACCTAAAatgagattttcagtaattatgcaaattttctataattaagctcTAAATTGTCGAGATTTATATTGTTTACCCATAATAGAAAGCTAGCTCGTGACCCGTataccaacaacaataacatatcaaTGTAATTCGATAAACGGAGTCTGAAAAGATAGGatgtacaaaaaaattatttctccTCTTGTGGTCAAAGAAATTTTTTCCGATAGAGCCACTGCACAATGAGCTGGATAAAAGAAATGTCCCGTCCAGCCCATTTTACTTGAGCCGTGGTCTATCAGAAACTTTCCATCTATCTTCACATGGTACGGTGAAGACTACGAaccttatttatgagattatacggaataaattatacaaaattaGGGATGAAGATTTCTCTATCTAAAACATCAACTAAGaaagaaagtagagagagaaaCTGATCTACGTAAAAGctctttttcagaaaaaaaagatCCAATAGATGAATTTACACAAAAACAATAGAGAAAAacagaaaaatgagggaaaagaagatttaaaaaaaaaaaaaaaaaaaaaactagggaGAAAATGATTTACGTTTGATAtccagaaaaaaaaaatcatccatacagGAAATGTTTTTGATAACTATTTTTTCGGAAAATCAAAAATTTTAGTAGCTCGGTTGTAGGCTACATAAAGTTTTATCTTGTTGATGAGCTTTCGATTCttcccattttttttaaaaaagaaaaaaatagggaagaagagattcaaaaaatccaaataaatcaaaattcatcCACACACACAAGGCAGCAAAAAAGAATCTTAGCAACTCAGTTGGTTAGCTATCTAAACTTTGATTTTATGGTTCGTTCGAGTTCATGCTCGATTCTCCATCTTAtaaaaagggcagtccggtgcaaTAAAGCTATGGGTATACACGATTCTCCCTcttataattcaaaaaaaattgatcatTACAGACAAACTCAAAATGTTTTAGACagaagaaaattcaataagagAATTTAACAACTCACCTGATCAGTAGACCTGAGATCAAGTATTCGACTCTTGTCCAAAATCTTAATAGCAAAAGATTTACCAGAATCAACATGTTTTGCATATTTCACTTTGCCAAAGTTACCTTCACCAAGTGTTTTTCCAACTTCATATTTACCTAATCGCATTCCCTTTCTCCCTCCTCCTCCAACAACACGGATTTCCTCTTCCTGTTGTACCAATACCATACTcacaaaaatgataataattataaaactCCAAGTTTAtaacaaaattgaataaaattcaacagaaaaaaaaaattgttgaaattttttttcagttttttttctttttttcttttttgggtgtaGTATGTGAATGGAGAAGAAGATCAGCAGGTGTTGTGTTTCCTCTTCTCTGCTCTGTTTGGTGGAGTGTAATATATATAAGGAAAATATATTAATTTCTATGGTATAATGTATTTGTTTTATATTAAATGACAAGTATTTATTTGACATCGCTTAATAAAgctttaattaaatattatattattaaattaattaattttattaataacattTTGAGAATCTAAATTTAACTGTTAGTATTactttatatattaatttaattttaaagatgatataagaaagaaataaaatctctTGGTGAAAATTggataagtaaattaaaatattttttgtaatataaaagtcaagtaaaatgaaacggaaAGAGTAATTTATTTTGAactttgaatatatatttttatttttttaagaaataatattgatattttttgaaattatataaatgCATTATGTGTCATAAtagttagaaaaataataatctatctaGTGGAATCTAAAAAGATATGATAGTTGTTAACTCAAATAAAtagagagattattttttataaaatctttaTCTAACTATGCATGTCTAGTAATtcgaaaaagaaaatacaaaaatgagagcaGTAATAACAATGAAATAATACGAAATGGAGATTAGTATATGTATAATAATCacgacaaataaattaaaatggaagaaatgttagtattttttaagaaaaataaaaataaaaaatggggcCCACCTTTCTTTGTGTGGTCCAACCTGTTTATCCACTAATTAATCCGGGTTTTCTCCTTTAttgagaaataaataaatttcattgATTAACTAATAAGTAAGACAAATGTGTATAAGAATTTTAATAGGGGTTGTTGGGTTTCTTAACAGaagtataattaaaaaaatcatatattttagtaaattaaaagatatttattttattttattttttttatcattgagtagttatttttttcaatttattggATTCAAGttgttaaattataaattttcaatttattaCATCTTTCTTTAATCAGCTAAAAAACTTCAGCCTCAAATGATCTTCCATGCCTTTTTTAACGGTTTTCTGAGAAAATATTAATTGTGggaggtttttattattttatcctcattataccttatggtatatttgtttttttgttaaatatttactCTATTTAGATGCCTATACTATTCAGGAATAGTTACTAAtaagaatatacaaaaataattaatttgtcttaaatttctacaaaataaataacttaaaatatttatttttaaaacacgATAGACAATTTAAGAGAAGGGATTATCAATATTGAAacaatatttcaattattttttagaaattaagttGAATAATTTGAgacaataattttataaaattcatgataaataatttaagacaaaatatttaaaaatattgaagaagtacttcaattatttttaaaatttacgatAAATACTTTAAGAAGTTGTACTT is from Capsicum annuum cultivar UCD-10X-F1 chromosome 5, UCD10Xv1.1, whole genome shotgun sequence and encodes:
- the LOC107871235 gene encoding CBL-interacting serine/threonine-protein kinase 1 is translated as MVLVQQEEEIRVVGGGGRKGMRLGKYEVGKTLGEGNFGKVKYAKHVDSGKSFAIKILDKSRILDLRSTDQIKREIGTLKLLKHPNVVRLYEVLASKSKIYMVLEYVNGGELFDRIVSKGKLSEAQGRKLFQQLVDGVCYCHDKGVSHRDLKLENVLIDSKGNIKITDFGLSALPQHFRDDGLLHTTCGSPNYVAPEILSNRGYDGATSDTWSCGVILYVILTGYLPFDDRNLAVLYQKILKGDVHIPKWLSAGAKNLIKRILDPNPHTRITMAQIKEDGWFKQDYIPVNPDEEDLESDDHASTDDQVFTMQETPLDAQRDPESHLINAFQLIGMSSCLDLSGFFEKEDVSERKIRFTSSLSPKQLLERIENMVTQMGFHVQKRHGRLKVMQEQKGHKSATSLLVVAEVFEISPSLYVVELQKSSGDSTVYRQLCNRLSNDLGVHRSEELLATTDDLL